In Metasolibacillus fluoroglycofenilyticus, a single window of DNA contains:
- a CDS encoding EAL domain-containing protein, translating into MKTPSQKSRFFNVFSKRKSNDNSSTYVMETTHEDLLQFYTSLVTNDPEIVFVFSRQGELYAASREKMEAFFGTEITSTNDFRKFTSPETLKQLKISFINALKGITNQVDITVRNKQLEELPLTLSFVPIKEGDRITSVYVKVSSNIEKHMLEYQYIFDHLTSGIWMRESMDGPFIYTSKGLEEILCLPTKTLYLNDNAWFELINEEYINSINQAKTRVVAGEKVQEIYSITCLNGQKKWLLEQIIPRFNQSGDVTNVFGLVLDITREIEMEQELLYLAQYDALTGLPNQAKMRKTLGQFTKNKEPFAVLHIDIDRFHIINNSLGYTIGNEALKILAQKLKNMTPSDGEIARMGNNSFMILAYNHANKNNILKLAEDILKNIQQPFTIQEFELSVTTSIGISFYPEEALDERTLLEKAHNALQEAKKKGKNNYQLSSHVASISTFKQYILERDMRKAIIEKQFAVFYQPQVDPRRGLLTGARAFIRWNHPDWGLVMPEEFISLAEENHLINPITDWLLEKVLQSMQVWQSEQIPLKPITIIIPVLRLLKKGFYDSVSNLLERYEINPALLRFEISQSMFLHEEIIISESIERFKQLGIRIVVDDFGKGYSSLDYIRKIRPNILKVDKIFVQNLFEENSIDDVIIKSTIHLAKSLGMEVVAEGVETVEQLEFLKQIECDSVQGYIFSKPAKESTFKAILKTGYVIPKSKYNKAVTVERRQYYRYRFPYPILGFLTIVEFNGHAVTVGKSPVLIENISLGGMKILSNLKLPVNQDMKFNVTFDIMNEHFEIAGELRWWEEKSADVFGYGIRFNMNTNIENRLASNINKLSGYERKSENIPNMTFVYKEPHKYFRELKK; encoded by the coding sequence ATGAAAACACCAAGCCAAAAAAGCCGTTTTTTTAATGTATTTTCTAAGAGAAAAAGTAATGATAACAGCTCGACATATGTAATGGAAACCACTCACGAAGATTTACTACAGTTTTATACTTCACTGGTAACAAATGACCCGGAAATTGTCTTTGTCTTTTCGCGACAAGGAGAGTTGTATGCAGCAAGCCGAGAGAAGATGGAAGCATTTTTCGGCACAGAAATCACTTCAACAAATGACTTTCGTAAATTTACTTCGCCTGAAACACTTAAACAATTAAAAATAAGCTTTATCAACGCATTAAAAGGAATAACAAATCAAGTCGACATTACAGTTCGCAATAAGCAACTTGAAGAACTTCCGCTTACTTTATCGTTTGTGCCGATTAAGGAAGGGGATAGAATAACAAGTGTGTATGTGAAGGTTAGCAGCAACATAGAAAAGCATATGCTAGAATACCAGTATATTTTTGACCATTTGACCTCGGGGATTTGGATGCGTGAATCAATGGACGGTCCCTTTATTTACACATCGAAGGGATTGGAGGAAATATTATGCCTTCCAACAAAAACGCTTTATTTGAATGATAATGCTTGGTTTGAGCTTATTAATGAAGAATATATAAATAGTATTAATCAAGCAAAGACACGTGTTGTTGCAGGTGAAAAAGTACAAGAAATTTATTCAATTACTTGTCTAAATGGTCAAAAAAAGTGGTTGCTTGAACAAATCATACCTCGTTTTAACCAAAGTGGCGACGTAACGAATGTATTTGGACTTGTGCTTGATATTACGAGAGAAATTGAAATGGAGCAAGAGCTATTGTATTTGGCACAATATGATGCGCTAACAGGCCTCCCAAATCAAGCAAAAATGAGAAAAACATTAGGGCAATTTACGAAAAATAAAGAGCCATTTGCAGTTTTACACATTGATATTGACCGCTTCCACATAATAAACAATTCATTAGGCTACACAATTGGTAATGAGGCTTTAAAAATACTAGCGCAAAAACTGAAAAATATGACACCATCTGATGGTGAAATTGCTCGAATGGGTAATAATAGCTTTATGATTCTCGCATATAATCATGCGAATAAAAACAACATACTAAAGTTAGCTGAAGACATTTTAAAAAATATTCAACAGCCATTTACAATTCAAGAATTTGAGTTAAGCGTCACGACAAGCATCGGTATTTCGTTTTACCCAGAGGAAGCTTTAGATGAGAGAACACTGCTTGAAAAAGCACATAATGCCCTGCAGGAGGCAAAGAAAAAAGGAAAGAATAATTATCAGCTTTCGTCGCATGTTGCAAGCATCTCTACTTTCAAGCAATATATATTAGAACGAGATATGCGAAAAGCGATTATTGAAAAGCAATTTGCGGTATTTTATCAGCCTCAAGTCGACCCTAGAAGGGGATTACTTACAGGGGCAAGGGCTTTTATTCGCTGGAATCATCCAGACTGGGGACTTGTTATGCCTGAGGAATTTATTTCTCTAGCTGAAGAGAATCATTTAATCAATCCAATAACAGATTGGCTGTTAGAAAAAGTGCTTCAATCTATGCAAGTATGGCAAAGTGAGCAAATTCCATTAAAACCGATTACAATTATAATTCCAGTGCTACGTTTACTGAAGAAAGGCTTTTATGATTCGGTCTCAAATTTATTAGAGCGATATGAAATCAATCCAGCTTTATTGCGTTTTGAAATTAGCCAAAGCATGTTCTTACATGAGGAAATAATTATTAGTGAATCCATTGAAAGATTTAAGCAACTTGGAATTCGAATTGTCGTTGACGATTTCGGCAAGGGCTATTCCTCACTAGATTATATCCGAAAAATAAGACCGAATATTTTGAAAGTGGATAAAATTTTTGTGCAAAATTTATTCGAAGAAAATAGCATTGATGACGTAATTATTAAATCGACAATTCATTTAGCAAAATCACTCGGGATGGAAGTTGTAGCAGAGGGAGTAGAAACAGTAGAGCAGCTAGAATTTTTGAAGCAAATAGAATGTGATTCTGTGCAAGGCTATATTTTTTCAAAGCCTGCAAAAGAATCAACATTCAAAGCGATATTAAAAACTGGCTATGTTATACCGAAAAGCAAATATAATAAAGCTGTAACTGTGGAAAGGCGGCAGTACTATCGCTATCGTTTCCCATATCCAATACTAGGCTTTTTAACAATTGTTGAGTTTAATGGACATGCAGTAACGGTTGGGAAATCCCCCGTTTTAATTGAGAATATAAGCTTAGGCGGGATGAAGATATTATCTAACCTAAAACTGCCTGTTAATCAGGATATGAAGTTTAATGTAACATTTGATATTATGAACGAGCATTTTGAAATTGCCGGTGAGCTCAGATGGTGGGAAGAGAAGAGTGCAGATGTATTTGGCTACGGTATCCGTTTTAATATGAATACAAATATTGAAAATAGACTGGCGTCAAATATAAATAAATTGAGTGGATACGAGCGAAAGAGCGAAAATATCCCGAATATGACATTTGTGTATAAAGAACCACATAAATATTTCAGAGAATTAAAGAAATAA
- a CDS encoding EamA family transporter codes for MNLLPYIAVLLAAVLWGTTGTTQTFLQGSISPFAVACIRSAIGGGILLIFVLFARAIQWKTWPWKWNILAALSIALFQCLFFSSIRYTGVAIGTVVTIGSAPIFAGIIEWLFWKIKPTRIWAISTSFAIVGCILLFAIGGDATVNSFGVMLALLGGCMFAFYTNVSKRLTERVATLPAVAMTFSLCALFLIPLAWSDGVSWLAMPSNALAMLYMGIMATSVAYVLFLNGLRAVPSSAAVTLSLAEPLTAALLGAFFLNEYLAWTSWLGIIMIFAGIIVLTLGNRRKV; via the coding sequence ATGAATTTACTACCATATATCGCAGTGTTATTAGCTGCTGTTTTATGGGGAACGACAGGTACAACTCAAACTTTTTTACAAGGAAGCATTTCACCTTTTGCGGTTGCATGCATACGCTCGGCAATCGGAGGGGGCATACTACTTATCTTTGTCCTTTTTGCACGAGCAATTCAGTGGAAAACATGGCCTTGGAAATGGAATATACTTGCGGCATTATCGATTGCCCTGTTCCAATGCTTATTTTTCTCATCCATCCGATATACAGGTGTAGCGATTGGTACAGTTGTAACAATTGGTAGTGCTCCTATTTTTGCAGGGATTATTGAATGGCTTTTTTGGAAAATAAAGCCGACACGCATTTGGGCAATATCGACGAGCTTTGCGATTGTCGGCTGCATATTGCTATTTGCAATTGGCGGAGACGCAACGGTGAATAGCTTTGGTGTCATGTTAGCCCTACTTGGTGGCTGTATGTTTGCTTTTTACACGAATGTCAGCAAACGTTTAACAGAGCGGGTAGCGACATTACCAGCTGTGGCGATGACGTTTTCGTTATGTGCGTTATTTTTAATACCGCTTGCCTGGTCAGATGGTGTTAGCTGGCTAGCAATGCCATCGAATGCTTTAGCGATGCTTTATATGGGCATCATGGCGACGAGTGTTGCCTATGTTTTATTTTTGAATGGCTTGCGCGCGGTCCCCTCTTCGGCTGCGGTAACATTGAGCTTAGCAGAACCATTGACGGCTGCGCTATTAGGGGCGTTTTTCTTAAACGAATATTTAGCGTGGACATCATGGCTAGGTATTATAATGATTTTTGCAGGGATTATTGTTTTGACATTAGGAAATAGAAGGAAAGTTTAA
- a CDS encoding sigma-70 family RNA polymerase sigma factor, protein MSQLEQFIREHGEELLRLAFTYVKSKEVAEDIVQDVLLKAFEKQQDFRGNASYRTYLYRMTINRSYDYLRSWSYKNTVLSMKIQTIFQGANSAEKQAIMNSEQQQIGYAVLALPIKYREVIVLHYYKDMKVETIAEILNCSVNTVKTRLRRGREKLKNCLEGSGLDERFTN, encoded by the coding sequence TTGTCACAGCTAGAGCAATTTATTCGTGAGCATGGTGAGGAACTGTTGCGGCTCGCCTTTACATATGTGAAAAGCAAGGAAGTAGCAGAGGATATCGTTCAAGATGTCCTGTTAAAAGCTTTTGAAAAACAGCAGGATTTTCGAGGCAATGCTAGTTATCGTACATATTTATACCGTATGACTATTAATCGCAGCTACGACTATTTACGAAGTTGGAGCTATAAAAACACTGTACTATCAATGAAAATTCAAACAATCTTTCAAGGGGCAAATTCCGCAGAAAAGCAAGCGATTATGAATAGCGAACAGCAACAAATTGGTTATGCGGTGTTAGCGTTACCAATCAAATATCGTGAAGTTATCGTGCTTCATTATTATAAGGACATGAAAGTCGAAACGATTGCGGAAATTTTAAATTGCTCTGTCAATACGGTGAAAACACGACTTCGTAGAGGACGAGAAAAGCTTAAAAATTGTTTGGAGGGGAGTGGGCTTGATGAGCGGTTCACAAATTAA
- a CDS encoding C39 family peptidase, whose amino-acid sequence MRVLLEIKGTSQYDASVQPNYQNSACGPTTLHVILKYFHIAKEINDLYKQLGTTKIGLFQWRLIKRMRKLFGANFTIQGCSLAEALAQLEQGNPVALKFDQYFSLQWRSKKKPLFKYHWVPLIGYERKDGKLYLIIHDNGGRGRNSQIRSFCYEDNKHVLSFVKIEQKNT is encoded by the coding sequence ATGCGTGTACTGCTAGAAATCAAAGGAACTTCACAATACGATGCGAGCGTTCAGCCAAATTACCAAAATTCTGCATGTGGTCCAACAACGCTACACGTTATTTTAAAGTATTTTCACATAGCCAAAGAAATTAATGATTTATATAAACAGCTAGGTACAACAAAAATCGGCTTATTTCAATGGCGTCTCATCAAAAGAATGCGCAAGTTGTTCGGTGCTAATTTTACTATTCAAGGTTGCTCGCTTGCAGAAGCATTGGCACAGCTTGAACAAGGAAATCCTGTGGCATTGAAATTCGACCAATATTTTAGCCTACAGTGGCGGTCAAAAAAGAAGCCTCTATTCAAATATCACTGGGTTCCACTCATTGGCTATGAAAGAAAAGACGGGAAATTATATTTAATCATCCATGATAACGGTGGACGAGGCCGAAACAGCCAAATACGTTCATTTTGCTATGAGGACAATAAGCATGTGTTAAGCTTTGTAAAAATAGAGCAGAAAAATACATAA
- the thiW gene encoding energy coupling factor transporter S component ThiW translates to MSVRKLTVMALFVAIAVAGSMFVAIPTGIARAYPIQHAVNVVSAILLGPVPAVVIAFVTALVRIFTGTGSLLAIPGSVIGAFLAAIAYKYSHKVWLAGIGEVIGTGVIASLVAVPYAKILMGTSVTALAFMPAFLVSSAIGAVLGVIIAVSLRNTVFAKRFETI, encoded by the coding sequence ATGTCAGTTCGTAAATTAACTGTTATGGCGCTGTTTGTGGCCATTGCAGTGGCAGGTTCAATGTTTGTAGCGATTCCTACAGGTATTGCGCGTGCATATCCTATTCAACATGCTGTCAATGTTGTGAGTGCTATATTGTTAGGACCTGTGCCAGCTGTAGTAATTGCTTTCGTTACAGCATTAGTTCGTATTTTTACGGGAACAGGCTCGTTACTTGCGATTCCTGGTAGTGTCATCGGGGCTTTTTTAGCGGCTATAGCTTATAAATATAGCCATAAAGTATGGCTGGCGGGTATTGGTGAAGTGATTGGTACAGGTGTGATTGCATCATTAGTAGCTGTCCCATATGCAAAAATATTAATGGGTACATCTGTTACGGCACTTGCTTTTATGCCAGCCTTCCTCGTGTCAAGTGCAATTGGTGCGGTGCTAGGGGTTATTATTGCAGTAAGTTTGCGCAACACTGTATTTGCAAAGCGTTTTGAAACGATATAG
- a CDS encoding 5'-3' exonuclease, with the protein MEKPHLLIVDGMALLFRSFFASAAMKQYIRLEDGTPTNGVQGFARHVLTAQNLMKPTHLAVCWDMGMHTFRNDLFEGYKANRPAPPEEMLPQFDMVKDVSEMMGWKNFGISGLEADDLIGSMIEKWKDDAEITVISGDRDLLQLLNDKTTIAFTKKGYTEYDTYTEQRFREEYGIAPKQFAEVKAFMGDASDGYPGVKGIGPKTALQLIQTYHSIDGVLAALDQLKPAQRTKIHESMDMLKLSHQLATINCDAAIEAELNDLVVPAFNEAVASQLDNKGLRLIIRHARSLGL; encoded by the coding sequence ATGGAAAAACCACATTTACTTATTGTTGATGGCATGGCACTACTATTTCGTTCATTTTTCGCCTCCGCTGCGATGAAACAATATATTCGTTTAGAGGATGGCACGCCAACAAATGGAGTACAAGGCTTTGCCCGTCATGTTTTAACAGCTCAAAACTTGATGAAGCCGACGCATTTAGCTGTTTGTTGGGATATGGGCATGCATACATTCCGCAATGATTTATTCGAGGGATATAAAGCAAACCGCCCTGCACCACCAGAAGAAATGCTGCCACAGTTTGATATGGTGAAGGATGTATCAGAAATGATGGGCTGGAAAAACTTCGGCATTAGTGGCTTGGAGGCAGACGATTTAATCGGCTCCATGATTGAGAAATGGAAAGACGATGCGGAAATTACTGTCATTAGCGGTGACCGCGACTTATTACAATTATTAAATGATAAGACAACAATCGCTTTTACTAAAAAGGGTTATACAGAATATGATACGTACACAGAGCAGCGCTTTCGCGAAGAATATGGCATCGCCCCAAAGCAATTTGCTGAGGTGAAGGCGTTTATGGGGGATGCGAGCGATGGCTATCCGGGTGTCAAAGGAATTGGTCCTAAAACAGCACTGCAACTCATTCAAACCTATCATTCAATTGATGGAGTGCTAGCAGCACTTGACCAACTAAAGCCTGCGCAGCGTACTAAAATCCATGAAAGTATGGACATGCTAAAGCTCTCGCATCAGCTCGCAACAATTAATTGTGATGCAGCCATTGAAGCGGAGCTAAATGACTTAGTAGTTCCTGCGTTTAATGAGGCGGTTGCATCACAGCTTGATAATAAAGGCTTGCGCTTAATTATCCGCCACGCACGTTCGCTTGGTCTATAA
- the hutH gene encoding histidine ammonia-lyase: MIILNGSDLTIEQMKAILYKGETIAIDEAAKQRVLKSREHVERIVADDKTVYGINTGFGKFSDVKIAEAEVGALQINLIRSHACGFGELFPETVTRAMTVLRLNALLKGFSGIRYEVLERLAMMVNEQIHPAIPQQGSLGASGDLAPLSHLVLTLIGEGEVLRGGTVLAASEVWNKYDVEPIVLQAKEGLALINGTQAMTAQGVVNYIEAEKLAYASEWISGLTLESLRGIKDAFHPTVHEVRGFKEQSAVAARMRDWFEGSELMTTQGELRVQDPYSLRCIPQIHGASWQVLNYVKEKLEIEMNAATDNPLIFDEEDCVISGGNFHGQPIAFAMDFLKIGVAELANVSERRIERLVNPALSEGLPAFLSAHQGLQSGAMILQYAAASLVSENKTLAHPASVDSIPSSANQEDHVSMGTTGARHAYNIIANTRRVLAIEAFCAATAVEYRDVKKMAPKLYEKWQEIREIAAGITEDRVFNKDVEKIAQYLMP, from the coding sequence ATGATTATTTTAAATGGTAGTGACTTAACGATTGAACAAATGAAAGCGATTTTATATAAAGGGGAAACAATCGCCATCGATGAAGCAGCAAAACAGCGCGTATTAAAAAGCCGTGAGCATGTGGAGCGCATCGTTGCCGACGATAAAACAGTGTATGGTATTAACACAGGCTTCGGCAAGTTTAGTGACGTGAAAATTGCCGAAGCTGAGGTTGGCGCATTACAAATTAATTTAATTCGTTCACATGCTTGTGGCTTTGGCGAACTATTTCCTGAAACGGTGACACGAGCGATGACAGTGTTACGCTTAAATGCTCTATTAAAAGGATTTTCAGGCATTCGCTATGAAGTATTGGAACGTTTGGCGATGATGGTCAATGAACAAATTCATCCAGCCATTCCACAGCAAGGCTCACTTGGGGCATCAGGCGATTTAGCTCCATTATCTCATTTAGTCTTAACGTTAATTGGAGAAGGCGAAGTTTTGCGAGGTGGTACAGTGCTTGCAGCGAGTGAAGTTTGGAATAAATACGATGTAGAGCCAATCGTCTTGCAAGCAAAGGAAGGTCTTGCACTTATTAATGGAACACAAGCAATGACAGCACAGGGTGTTGTGAACTATATTGAAGCTGAAAAGTTAGCCTACGCGAGCGAGTGGATTAGCGGCTTAACATTGGAGAGTTTACGAGGTATTAAAGATGCTTTCCATCCTACTGTTCATGAGGTGCGCGGCTTTAAAGAACAAAGCGCTGTAGCAGCTCGTATGCGCGATTGGTTTGAAGGCAGCGAGCTCATGACAACGCAAGGTGAATTGCGTGTACAAGACCCTTATTCTTTACGCTGCATTCCACAAATTCATGGGGCAAGCTGGCAAGTTTTAAACTACGTAAAGGAAAAGCTAGAAATTGAAATGAATGCGGCGACAGATAATCCATTAATTTTTGATGAAGAGGACTGCGTTATTTCAGGAGGGAATTTCCACGGTCAGCCAATTGCTTTTGCGATGGATTTCTTAAAAATTGGTGTTGCTGAATTAGCGAATGTTTCTGAGCGTCGTATCGAGCGTCTTGTCAATCCAGCTCTAAGCGAAGGGTTACCAGCATTTTTAAGCGCACACCAAGGCTTGCAATCGGGAGCGATGATTTTACAATATGCAGCAGCAAGCCTCGTATCAGAAAATAAAACACTTGCACATCCAGCATCTGTTGATTCTATTCCATCTTCTGCAAATCAAGAGGACCATGTTAGCATGGGGACAACAGGCGCGCGCCATGCCTATAATATAATTGCGAATACACGACGTGTTTTAGCTATTGAAGCATTTTGTGCTGCGACAGCTGTTGAATATCGAGATGTGAAGAAAATGGCTCCAAAGTTATATGAAAAATGGCAAGAAATCCGTGAAATTGCGGCAGGTATTACAGAGGACCGTGTATTCAATAAAGATGTAGAGAAAATTGCACAATATTTAATGCCTTGA